The Carassius auratus strain Wakin unplaced genomic scaffold, ASM336829v1 scaf_tig00216070, whole genome shotgun sequence genome contains a region encoding:
- the LOC113097017 gene encoding leucine-rich repeat transmembrane neuronal protein 4-like gives MKLCIMDLRTHSVNCKPVLSRVNAKTDLKCCLSVFCLYLSTGPLLWEGRLSCFLIHASVLLLLSKGERMCPVHCRCEGKIVYCESGAFQDVPENISLGCQGLSLRYNSLLLLLPYQFAHLNQLVWLYLDHNSINVVDRLAFQGLRRLKELILSSNKIVQLQNSTFESVPNLRNLDLSYNQLQDLMPGHFYGLRKLQNLHLRSNNINTIPVRTFMECRSLEFLDLGYNRLRTITRTTFLGLLRLTELHLEHNQFSRINFFLFPRLLNLQALYLQWNRIRTVVQGSPWTWHTLQKLDLSGNEIQVLDPAIFRCLPNLHMLSLESNKISNVSQEVVSSWISISTINLAGNIWDCSSSICPLVSWLRNFRGTRDASIICSTPKSLQGERVMDAVRNNSVCEEIQITTTTPRTTTRQLSQVTHIQRLTPKDLFPVQSNNEFLQPLTVTPTSLPFTPEPEFEHMTFHKIIAGSVALFLSVSLILLVIYVSWRRYPNSMRQLQQHSIRRKRRKKTQEPEHNINSQLQEYYLSYNHANAETMDSLVNGACTCTISGSRECENAYMYPRPLPGAWMGDISTIH, from the exons ATGAAGCTGTGCATAATGGATCTGCGCACCCACTCTGTCAATTGCAAACCTGTGCTCTCTAGGGTGAATGCTAAAACTGACCTCAAATGTTGTCTGTCTGTGTTCTGTCTGTATCTCTCCACAGGGCCCTTACTCTGGGAAGGGCGCCTGTCATGTTTTCTTATCCATGCTTCTGTTCTCCTGCTGCTCAGCAAGGGGGAACGGATGTGTCCTGTGCATTGCCGCTGCGAAGGAAAGATTGTTTACTGCGAATCAGGCGCCTTTCAAGACGTCCCGGAGAACATCTCTCTAGGGTGCCAGGGTCTGTCCCTGCGGTACAACAGCCTCCTGTTGTTGCTACCTTACCAGTTTGCTCACCTCAACCAGCTGGTCTGGCTCTACCTTGACCACAATTCCATCAACGTAGTGGATAGACTGGCTTTCCAAGGACTCCGTAGGCTAAAGGAACTAATCTTAAGCTCTAACAAGATTGTGCAGTTGCAAAACAGCACCTTTGAGAGTGTCCCAAACCTTCGCAACCTTGACCTGTCCTACAACCAGCTGCAGGACTTGATGCCGGGGCATTTTTATGGACTACGCAAACTTCAGAATCTTCACCTGCGATCAAATAACATCAATACCATCCCTGTCCGTACTTTTATGGAATGTCGAAGCCTGGAGTTTCTAGATTTGGGTTATAATCGCCTAAGGACTATAACTCGTACGACCTTTCTGGGACTGCTCAGGCTGACAGAACTTCACCTTGAGCACAATCAATTTTCTAGGATTAACTTTTTCCTATTTCCACGCCTCTTAAATCTGCAGGCACTTTATCTGCAATGGAATCGCATACGGACAGTCGTCCAAGGTTCGCCTTGGACTTGGCACACTTTACAGAAATTGGATCTATCAGGCAATGAGATTCAAGTTTTGGATCCTGCTATTTTTAGGTGTTTGCCAAACTTGCATATGCTCAGTCTGGAGTCTAACAAGATCAGCAACGTGTCCCAGGAAGTTGTTTCATCATGGATCTCAATTAGCACTATCAACCTGGCAGGAAATATATGGGACTGTAGCTCTAGTATTTGCCCCCTGGTGTCTTGGCTGAGGAATTTCAGGGGAACTAGAGATGCCAGCATTATTTGCAGCACTCCCAAATCCCTTCAGGGGGAAAGAGTCATGGATGCAGTGAGGAACAACTCAGTGTGTGAGGAGAT CCAAATCACCACTACAACCCCACGCACCACAACTAGACAGCTTTCTCAAGTTACCCACATACAAAGACTCACCCCAAAGGATTTATTTCCTGTTCAGTCCAACAATGAATTCCTACAACCCCTAACGGTAACACCTACCAGCCTACCCTTCACCCCCGAACCCGAGTTTGAGCATATGACCTTCCACAAGATCATCGCCGGCAGCGTTGCCCTATTTCTCTCAGTGTCTTTAATCCTGTTAGTGATTTATGTGTCATGGCGACGATACCCTAACAGCATGAGGCAACTCCAGCAGCACTCTATTCGACGCAAGCGCAGGAAAAAGACTCAAGAGCCTGAGCACAACATCAACTCTCAACTGCAAGAGTACTATCTAAGCTACAACCATGCCAATGCTGAGACCATGGACTCTTTGGTTAACGGGGCATGCACCTGCACCATCTCGGGCTCCAGAGAGTGCGAG